In Paractinoplanes brasiliensis, the following proteins share a genomic window:
- a CDS encoding translation initiation factor III has translation MARTKNNERSTNRVAVDVGATGTREPSKGAVAVLAVSVIAAIWAVAMMTKPGRIGYVYFFMYAEFYMGVLTLVSLSITIMIGLVSTDRLVLSIRQRVLLQSAHRTTGVIAVASLFVHVWTKVTENHASLIDVFIPFLYPGDNKVYVGFGTMSGMIMILVMWTGIARSRFIGRGSPWMWRGIHSISYLMWPIALMHGLGAGRPAATWVIVSYVVCVLGVLVGLAVRLSVSLNRRKDFASTAASGGMKPVGSLVPTSSPAMKRPGRRERAAAVEPERLGPVAVVDTFQPAAITAPPVAPPPADDLVAPRQRRARPEETFDEPTGMMPGYDQEARRGRGRRVEDEIEFDEPRGRRYPGEDTSTRMRRPELEDTSARMRRVEMDGFEDTQTRMRRVEMDDTGARMRRPELEDTSARMRRPGFEDTQTRMRRVEMDGMDDTQTRMRRVEMDDTSARMRRVEMNGYPEPAFEDAPAPRRRRYADEDDEPPRSRRRGDMPLYEEPPRSSRYADGYDEVPRQRGRYDDDTPPPRRSRSESRYDRETEDAPRARRDRGADIFGADSGRHSRSGFADLGNAEDLEPDETPTLVDMASRRALREQQDSGRVPAGRAARRAGRGRVADEADDGYWSQLRGEAN, from the coding sequence ATGGCCCGGACGAAGAACAACGAGCGATCCACCAATCGTGTGGCCGTCGACGTCGGAGCTACCGGAACGCGCGAGCCCTCCAAAGGGGCGGTGGCGGTCCTTGCCGTAAGCGTGATCGCCGCCATCTGGGCGGTCGCCATGATGACCAAGCCCGGTCGCATCGGCTATGTGTATTTCTTCATGTACGCGGAGTTCTACATGGGCGTGCTGACGCTCGTGTCGCTCTCCATCACGATCATGATCGGCCTGGTCTCCACCGACCGGCTGGTGCTCTCGATCCGTCAACGCGTACTTCTGCAGTCCGCCCACCGCACGACCGGTGTCATCGCGGTCGCCTCGCTCTTCGTGCACGTCTGGACCAAGGTCACCGAGAATCACGCCTCGCTGATCGACGTGTTCATCCCGTTCCTCTACCCCGGTGACAACAAGGTCTACGTCGGCTTCGGCACGATGTCCGGCATGATCATGATCCTGGTGATGTGGACCGGTATCGCCCGCTCCCGGTTCATCGGCCGGGGCAGCCCCTGGATGTGGCGGGGCATCCACTCGATCTCCTACCTGATGTGGCCGATCGCCCTGATGCACGGTCTCGGCGCCGGCCGGCCCGCCGCCACCTGGGTCATCGTCAGCTACGTCGTCTGTGTGCTGGGCGTGCTGGTCGGCCTGGCCGTGCGCCTCTCGGTCTCGCTCAACCGCCGTAAGGACTTCGCCTCGACCGCCGCGTCGGGCGGCATGAAGCCGGTCGGCTCGCTGGTGCCCACCAGCTCGCCGGCGATGAAGCGTCCCGGCCGCCGGGAGCGGGCCGCCGCCGTCGAGCCCGAGCGTCTCGGCCCGGTCGCTGTGGTCGACACGTTCCAGCCGGCCGCGATCACGGCCCCGCCCGTCGCCCCGCCTCCCGCCGACGACCTGGTCGCCCCGCGTCAGCGCCGGGCCCGGCCCGAGGAGACGTTCGACGAGCCCACCGGCATGATGCCGGGCTACGACCAGGAGGCGCGCCGCGGGCGTGGCCGCCGGGTCGAGGACGAGATCGAGTTCGACGAGCCGCGCGGTCGTCGCTACCCGGGAGAGGACACGTCCACCCGGATGCGCCGCCCCGAGCTCGAGGACACGTCGGCCCGGATGCGCCGGGTCGAGATGGACGGCTTCGAGGACACGCAGACGCGGATGCGGCGGGTCGAGATGGACGACACCGGCGCCCGGATGCGCCGGCCGGAGCTCGAGGACACGTCGGCCCGGATGCGTCGTCCCGGCTTCGAGGACACGCAGACGCGGATGCGCCGGGTCGAGATGGACGGCATGGACGACACTCAGACCCGCATGCGGCGCGTCGAGATGGACGACACCAGCGCCCGTATGCGGCGTGTCGAGATGAACGGCTACCCGGAGCCCGCTTTCGAGGACGCGCCGGCCCCGCGGCGCCGCCGCTACGCCGACGAGGACGACGAGCCGCCGCGCTCGCGCCGCCGGGGTGACATGCCGCTCTACGAGGAGCCGCCGCGCTCCAGCCGCTATGCCGACGGCTACGACGAGGTGCCCCGCCAGCGCGGGCGCTACGACGACGACACACCGCCGCCACGCCGGTCGCGCTCGGAATCCCGTTACGACCGGGAGACCGAGGATGCGCCCCGGGCTCGGCGCGACCGGGGCGCAGACATCTTCGGCGCCGACTCAGGGCGGCACAGCCGCAGCGGTTTTGCCGACCTCGGCAACGCCGAGGACCTCGAGCCCGACGAGACGCCGACGTTGGTCGACATGGCGTCGCGGCGTGCTCTGCGCGAGCAGCAGGATTCCGGACGCGTCCCGGCGGGCAGGGCCGCCCGCCGTGCTGGACGCGGCAGGGTGGCGGACGAGGCTGACGACGGTTACTGGTCGCAGCTGCGAGGGGAAGCGAATTGA
- a CDS encoding PP2C family protein-serine/threonine phosphatase, protein MYYKEQVEITKVAWTHSGRRLTAAAGSVVGERYDSNYDVVHLDPGGPLAVVADGMGDGPGSTIAGSTAVEVFVREAAVGDAAAALRAAVFQAQDAVRRAGRTLDDLTGCTLTALVAAGDASAWIVQLGDSRAYRLREGMLDLLTVDHTIAWLGVLHGWFAYDSADALAARYRLTRYAGHPDAPEPDLLNVTLQPGDVYLLCTDGVSDQLTYERLTRVLATDDPGAAVHTLLDDTLTAGGRDNATAVVIRVERSV, encoded by the coding sequence GTGTATTACAAAGAACAGGTGGAGATCACCAAGGTCGCCTGGACCCATTCCGGCCGTCGCCTCACCGCGGCGGCCGGAAGTGTCGTGGGGGAGCGTTACGACAGCAACTACGACGTGGTGCACCTCGACCCGGGCGGACCGCTGGCGGTGGTGGCCGACGGCATGGGCGACGGGCCGGGCAGCACGATCGCGGGCAGCACGGCCGTCGAGGTCTTCGTGCGCGAGGCGGCGGTGGGTGACGCCGCCGCCGCGCTGCGGGCCGCGGTCTTCCAGGCCCAGGACGCCGTACGCCGGGCCGGCCGCACCCTGGACGACCTGACCGGCTGCACTCTGACCGCCCTGGTCGCCGCCGGGGACGCGTCGGCCTGGATCGTGCAGCTGGGCGACTCCCGGGCCTACCGGCTGCGCGAGGGAATGCTCGACCTGCTGACCGTCGACCACACCATTGCCTGGCTGGGCGTGCTGCACGGCTGGTTCGCGTACGACTCGGCCGACGCGCTGGCCGCCCGTTACCGCCTGACCCGCTACGCCGGTCACCCCGACGCGCCCGAGCCCGACCTGCTCAACGTCACGTTGCAGCCCGGCGACGTCTATCTGCTCTGCACCGACGGGGTCTCCGACCAGCTGACCTACGAGCGCCTGACCCGGGTGCTGGCCACCGACGACCCCGGCGCCGCGGTGCACACCCTGCTCGACGACACCCTGACCGCGGGAGGCCGCGACAACGCCACCGCCGTCGTGATCCGCGTGGAGCGCAGCGTCTGA
- a CDS encoding LamG-like jellyroll fold domain-containing protein, whose product MYDLEVSLISAGRTVDTVGSYFGLRTIGSKKGADGKLRMTLNGKILFHMMNLDQGFWPDGLHTAPTDAALKWDLQQDKAMGFNAVRKHIKVEPDRWYYWADKLGLLVWQDMPSGNTGPLPAEWRDQFEAELHEMVREHDSWTSIVAWVPFNEGWGEWDRAATGRIADAVKQQDPSRLVNAHSGVNCCNSKGDSGRGDVIDFHQYLGPAAPSPSETRVAIDGEHGGYGLKVSNHMWFGDGQAYEMVPDKATLTAKYVANQTDVLTAAERCGISGAIYTQITDVEGELNGFFTYDRQVTKMDLRQVKAINQKIIREADGSASSVPQPPAGTPGLEGIAFWPLDGSYGTLTPVGGPEFAEGHNGQGVTVNGSSQFLDAGKPVLNTATDYSAAAWVKLDKADGAFQTIVSQDGPSHSDFFLQYSGADQRFAMSFAGIRALSPVKPEAGRWYHLVGVRDTVKGELRLYVDGELAGAASACLPQGAPTGNTVIGRGKYNGNPVDHLDGTVDQVHLYDRALTAAEIKQLYATNN is encoded by the coding sequence CTGTACGACCTCGAGGTGTCCCTGATCAGCGCGGGCCGCACGGTCGACACGGTCGGGTCGTACTTCGGGCTGCGGACGATCGGCTCGAAGAAGGGCGCCGACGGCAAGCTCCGGATGACGCTCAACGGCAAGATCTTGTTCCACATGATGAACCTCGATCAGGGGTTCTGGCCCGACGGCCTGCACACGGCCCCGACGGACGCGGCGCTCAAGTGGGACCTGCAGCAGGACAAGGCGATGGGCTTCAACGCGGTGCGCAAGCACATCAAGGTCGAGCCCGACCGCTGGTACTACTGGGCCGACAAACTGGGCCTGCTGGTCTGGCAGGACATGCCCAGCGGCAACACCGGCCCGCTGCCGGCCGAGTGGCGTGACCAGTTCGAGGCCGAACTGCACGAGATGGTCCGCGAGCACGACTCCTGGACGTCGATCGTCGCCTGGGTGCCGTTCAACGAGGGCTGGGGCGAATGGGACCGGGCCGCCACCGGGCGCATCGCCGACGCCGTCAAACAGCAGGACCCGTCCCGCCTGGTCAACGCGCACAGCGGCGTGAACTGCTGCAACTCCAAGGGCGACTCCGGCCGCGGCGACGTGATCGACTTCCACCAGTACCTGGGCCCGGCCGCGCCGTCGCCCTCGGAGACCCGGGTGGCGATCGACGGCGAGCACGGCGGGTACGGGCTCAAGGTGTCCAACCACATGTGGTTCGGCGACGGGCAGGCGTACGAGATGGTGCCCGACAAGGCCACGCTCACCGCCAAGTACGTGGCGAACCAGACCGACGTGCTCACCGCGGCCGAGCGCTGCGGCATCAGCGGGGCCATCTACACCCAGATCACCGACGTCGAGGGGGAGCTCAACGGGTTCTTCACCTACGACCGGCAGGTCACCAAGATGGATCTGCGCCAGGTCAAGGCGATCAACCAAAAGATCATCCGGGAGGCGGACGGTTCGGCGTCCTCTGTCCCGCAGCCGCCCGCGGGCACGCCGGGGCTCGAAGGAATCGCTTTCTGGCCGCTGGACGGGTCGTACGGGACGCTGACGCCGGTCGGCGGGCCGGAATTCGCCGAGGGGCACAACGGGCAGGGCGTCACGGTCAACGGCTCCTCGCAATTCCTGGACGCCGGAAAGCCTGTTCTGAACACGGCCACCGACTATTCGGCGGCCGCCTGGGTCAAACTCGACAAGGCCGACGGCGCATTTCAGACGATCGTTTCCCAGGACGGTCCCTCACACAGCGACTTCTTCCTGCAGTACTCCGGCGCGGATCAGCGGTTCGCGATGAGTTTCGCCGGAATCCGGGCGCTGTCGCCGGTCAAGCCCGAGGCGGGCAGGTGGTACCACCTGGTCGGCGTGCGGGACACCGTGAAGGGCGAGCTCCGCCTGTACGTGGACGGCGAGCTCGCGGGCGCCGCGAGCGCTTGCCTGCCGCAGGGCGCGCCGACCGGGAACACCGTGATCGGCCGCGGCAAATACAACGGGAACCCGGTCGACCACCTGGACGGAACGGTCGACCAGGTGCACCTGTACGACCGCGCTCTGACGGCGGCCGAAATCAAGCAGCTGTACGCCACGAACAACTGA
- a CDS encoding glycoside hydrolase family 6 protein, which translates to MRPVLIRGLTAAAAASLVTGVGIFAATSASAAAGCRVDYSANSWSNGFTGTVNVTNLGDPISGGWRLTWSFAGNQQITQGWSATITQSGQNVTATNPSWSASLPTNGSANFGFNASYSGTNANPTTFSLNGVACTGTTGPTTPPTSPPTSPPTSPPTSPPTSPPTSPPPAGTKVDNPYAGAKGYVNPEWKAKAEAEPGGNRVSNNPTAVWLDRIAAIEGTDDSSSNGSMGVRDHLDAALAQGAGYIQFVIYNLPGRDCSALASNGELGPDELPRYKAEYIDPIAAIQADAKYRSLRIINIVEIDSLPNLVTNTSGQAGGTATCDTMKANGGYVQGVGYALNKLGALGNTYNYVDAAHHGWIGWDTNMRPSAEIMLEAARASGSVNNVQGFITNTANYSALREPFVQPTTQVGGQSVRQSKWIDWNQYTDELTFAQAFRQQLVSLGFNSNIGMLIDTSRNGWGGSARPTAASSSTVIDTFVNESRIDRRIHAGNWCNQAGAGLGERPTAAPASGIDAYVWVKPPGESDGSSKLIPNDEGKGFDRMCDPTYTGNARNGNSMSGALPDAPISGAWFSAQFRELMANAYPPLS; encoded by the coding sequence ATGAGACCTGTCCTCATCCGCGGTCTGACCGCGGCCGCCGCCGCATCGCTCGTCACTGGGGTCGGCATCTTCGCCGCCACCAGTGCGAGCGCCGCGGCCGGCTGCCGGGTCGACTATTCCGCCAACAGCTGGAGCAACGGCTTCACCGGCACGGTCAACGTGACCAACCTGGGTGACCCGATCTCCGGCGGCTGGCGTCTGACCTGGTCGTTCGCGGGGAACCAGCAGATCACCCAGGGCTGGAGCGCGACGATCACCCAGTCCGGCCAGAACGTCACGGCGACCAACCCGTCCTGGTCGGCGTCACTCCCGACCAACGGCAGCGCGAACTTCGGCTTCAACGCCAGCTACTCGGGCACGAACGCCAACCCCACGACGTTCTCGCTGAACGGCGTGGCCTGCACCGGCACGACCGGCCCGACGACCCCGCCGACCTCGCCGCCTACCAGCCCGCCGACCTCGCCGCCGACGAGCCCGCCCACGAGCCCGCCGACCAGCCCGCCGCCGGCCGGCACCAAGGTCGACAACCCGTACGCGGGGGCGAAGGGCTACGTCAACCCGGAGTGGAAGGCCAAGGCCGAGGCCGAGCCCGGCGGCAACCGGGTCTCGAACAATCCGACCGCGGTGTGGCTCGACCGGATCGCCGCGATCGAGGGCACCGACGACAGCAGCTCCAACGGCTCGATGGGCGTACGGGATCACCTGGACGCGGCCCTCGCTCAGGGCGCCGGCTACATCCAGTTCGTGATCTACAACCTGCCCGGCCGGGACTGTTCCGCGCTGGCCTCCAACGGTGAGCTGGGCCCGGACGAGCTGCCCCGCTACAAGGCCGAGTACATCGACCCGATCGCGGCCATCCAGGCCGACGCGAAGTACCGCAGCCTGCGGATCATCAACATCGTCGAGATCGACTCCCTGCCCAACCTGGTCACCAACACCTCCGGTCAGGCCGGCGGCACGGCGACCTGCGACACGATGAAGGCCAACGGCGGGTACGTGCAGGGTGTCGGCTACGCGCTGAACAAGCTCGGCGCACTCGGCAACACCTACAACTACGTCGACGCCGCGCACCACGGCTGGATCGGCTGGGACACCAACATGCGTCCCTCCGCCGAGATCATGCTCGAGGCCGCCCGCGCCTCCGGCAGCGTCAACAACGTGCAGGGCTTCATCACCAACACGGCGAACTACTCCGCGCTGCGGGAGCCGTTCGTGCAGCCGACCACCCAGGTCGGTGGCCAGAGCGTCCGGCAGTCGAAGTGGATCGACTGGAACCAGTACACCGACGAGCTGACCTTCGCCCAGGCGTTCCGTCAGCAGCTGGTCTCGCTGGGCTTCAACTCCAACATCGGCATGCTGATCGACACCAGCCGCAACGGCTGGGGCGGCTCTGCCCGCCCGACCGCGGCCAGCAGCTCGACCGTCATCGACACCTTCGTCAACGAGTCGCGCATCGACCGCCGGATCCACGCCGGCAACTGGTGCAACCAGGCCGGAGCGGGTCTGGGCGAGCGCCCGACCGCGGCCCCGGCCAGCGGCATCGACGCGTACGTCTGGGTCAAGCCCCCGGGTGAGTCGGACGGCTCGTCCAAGCTGATCCCGAACGACGAGGGCAAGGGTTTCGACCGGATGTGCGACCCGACCTACACCGGTAACGCCCGCAACGGCAACAGCATGAGCGGGGCCCTGCCGGACGCGCCGATCTCCGGCGCCTGGTTCTCGGCCCAGTTCCGCGAGCTGATGGCCAACGCTTACCCGCCGCTCTCCTGA
- a CDS encoding sugar-binding domain-containing protein — protein MKTHRRVLATLSTAALLVAGAAAPAAAAPEWRPGIPPLATPWTSKVGPKNALPEYPRPQLTRDKWQNLNGVWEFAKATAGQAVPTGQSLGERVLVPYPIESALSGIQRREDRMWYRRTFTVPANWKVGQGNRLHLNFGAVDYDAKVYVNGVEVATHRGGYDGFQVDVTGALKGTGPRALR, from the coding sequence GTGAAAACACATCGCCGCGTGCTCGCCACCCTGTCAACCGCCGCTTTGCTCGTGGCCGGTGCGGCCGCCCCCGCCGCGGCCGCCCCCGAATGGCGTCCCGGGATCCCGCCCCTGGCCACCCCGTGGACCTCGAAGGTCGGCCCCAAGAACGCCCTCCCCGAATACCCCCGCCCCCAGTTGACCCGCGACAAGTGGCAGAACCTCAACGGCGTCTGGGAGTTCGCCAAGGCCACCGCCGGGCAGGCCGTTCCCACCGGCCAGAGCCTCGGCGAGCGCGTCCTGGTGCCGTACCCGATCGAATCGGCGCTCTCCGGCATCCAGCGACGCGAGGACCGCATGTGGTACCGCCGGACCTTCACCGTCCCGGCGAACTGGAAGGTCGGACAGGGCAACCGCCTGCACCTGAACTTCGGGGCGGTCGACTACGACGCCAAGGTCTACGTCAACGGCGTCGAGGTGGCGACCCACCGCGGCGGGTACGACGGCTTCCAGGTCGACGTGACCGGCGCGCTGAAGGGGACCGGGCCGCGGGCGCTGCGCTGA